A single Streptomyces sp. 2114.4 DNA region contains:
- the sufB gene encoding Fe-S cluster assembly protein SufB, giving the protein MTLPTETAHPELEGLGKYEYGWADSDVAGASAKRGLSEAVVRDISAKKNEPEWMLKLRLKGLKLFDKKPMPNWGSDLSGIDFDNIKYFVRSTEQQAASWEDLPEDIKNTYDKLGIPEAEKQRLVAGVAAQYESEVVYHQIREDLEAQGVLFLDTDTALKEHPEIFQEYFGTVIPVGDNKFASLNTAVWSGGSFIYVPKGVHVDIPLQAYFRINTENMGQFERTLIIVDEDAYVHYVEGCTAPIYKSDSLHSAVVEIIVKKGGRCRYTTIQNWSNNVYNLVTKRAVAYEGATMEWVDGNLGSKVTMKYPAVYLMGEHAKGETLSIAFAGEGQHQDAGSKMVHMAPNTSSNIVSKSVARGGGRTSYRGLVEIGEGAAGSKSNVLCDALLVDTISRSDTYPYVDVREDDVSMGHEATVSKVSEDQLFYLMARGLSEDEAMAMIVRGFVEPIARELPMEYALELNRLIELQMEGAVG; this is encoded by the coding sequence ATGACGCTCCCCACGGAGACTGCTCACCCCGAGCTCGAGGGTCTGGGCAAGTACGAATACGGCTGGGCCGACTCCGACGTGGCCGGCGCTTCCGCCAAGCGCGGTCTCTCCGAGGCCGTCGTCCGCGACATCTCGGCGAAGAAGAACGAGCCGGAGTGGATGCTCAAGCTCCGTCTCAAGGGCCTGAAGCTGTTCGACAAGAAGCCCATGCCGAACTGGGGCTCGGACCTGTCGGGCATCGACTTCGACAACATCAAGTACTTTGTCCGCTCCACGGAGCAGCAGGCCGCCTCCTGGGAGGACCTGCCCGAGGACATCAAGAACACCTACGACAAGCTGGGCATCCCCGAGGCGGAGAAGCAGCGCCTGGTCGCCGGTGTCGCCGCGCAGTACGAGTCCGAGGTCGTCTACCACCAGATCCGCGAGGACCTGGAGGCGCAGGGCGTCCTGTTCCTGGACACGGACACCGCGCTCAAGGAGCACCCGGAGATCTTCCAGGAGTACTTCGGCACGGTCATCCCGGTCGGCGACAACAAGTTCGCGTCGCTGAACACCGCGGTGTGGTCCGGCGGCTCGTTCATCTACGTCCCCAAGGGTGTCCACGTCGACATCCCGCTGCAGGCCTACTTCCGGATCAACACCGAGAACATGGGCCAGTTCGAGCGGACGCTGATCATCGTCGACGAGGACGCCTACGTCCACTACGTCGAGGGCTGCACCGCGCCGATCTACAAGTCCGACTCGCTGCACTCCGCGGTCGTCGAGATCATCGTGAAGAAGGGCGGCCGCTGCCGCTACACGACCATCCAGAACTGGTCGAACAACGTCTACAACCTGGTGACCAAGCGCGCCGTCGCCTACGAGGGCGCGACCATGGAGTGGGTCGACGGCAACCTCGGCTCCAAGGTGACGATGAAGTACCCCGCCGTCTACCTGATGGGCGAGCACGCCAAGGGCGAGACCCTGTCCATCGCCTTCGCGGGCGAGGGCCAGCACCAGGACGCCGGCTCCAAGATGGTCCACATGGCGCCGAACACCTCCTCCAACATCGTCTCCAAGTCGGTGGCGCGAGGCGGCGGCCGGACCTCCTACCGCGGTCTGGTCGAGATCGGCGAGGGCGCCGCGGGCTCCAAGTCCAACGTGCTGTGTGACGCCCTCCTGGTGGACACCATCTCGCGCTCGGACACCTACCCCTACGTCGACGTCCGCGAGGACGATGTCTCCATGGGCCACGAGGCGACCGTCTCCAAGGTCAGCGAGGACCAGCTCTTCTACCTGATGGCGCGTGGCCTGTCCGAGGACGAGGCCATGGCGATGATCGTGCGCGGCTTCGTCGAGCCGATCGCCCGTGAGCTGCCGATGGAGTACGCGCTGGAGCTGAACCGGCTGATCGAGCTGCAGATGGAAGGCGCGGTCGGCTGA
- a CDS encoding metalloregulator ArsR/SmtB family transcription factor, producing MKYASEDQEGPAVDPTAGPAASAPEQAEQRAAAAAPAPAPHDEQQGTRNRVARSILDHGPSTAAELALRLRLTQAAVRRHLDALVAEGVVEPREKRVYGARGRGRPAKSFALTDCGRDAFDQAYDQLASDALRWIAQSAGGGEQGEAAVAAFARARLAAQAEGYRRAVESAEPQARTEALAKALTADGYAATARSAPNPQLGEQLCQHHCPVAHVAEQYPQLCEAETEVFSRLLGTHVQRLATIAHGDGVCTTFIPKAGAGKAAHSTARTSKTTTASASTAGRNPA from the coding sequence GTGAAATACGCGAGCGAGGATCAGGAAGGGCCCGCGGTCGACCCGACCGCAGGGCCGGCCGCCTCCGCGCCCGAGCAGGCTGAGCAGCGCGCGGCGGCCGCCGCGCCCGCCCCGGCGCCGCACGACGAACAGCAGGGCACCCGCAACCGGGTCGCCCGCTCCATCCTCGACCACGGTCCGTCCACCGCGGCCGAGCTGGCCCTGCGGCTGCGGCTGACCCAGGCCGCGGTGCGCCGGCATCTGGACGCGCTGGTCGCCGAGGGCGTCGTCGAGCCCCGCGAGAAGCGGGTCTACGGCGCGCGTGGCCGCGGCCGCCCGGCGAAGTCCTTCGCCCTCACCGACTGCGGACGGGACGCCTTCGACCAGGCCTACGATCAGCTCGCCTCCGATGCGCTGCGCTGGATCGCGCAGAGCGCGGGCGGCGGCGAGCAGGGCGAGGCCGCCGTCGCGGCATTCGCCCGCGCCCGGCTCGCGGCCCAGGCCGAGGGCTACCGCAGGGCGGTCGAGAGCGCGGAGCCGCAGGCCCGTACCGAGGCCCTGGCGAAGGCATTGACCGCGGACGGGTACGCTGCTACGGCGCGCAGCGCCCCCAATCCCCAGCTCGGTGAACAGCTCTGCCAGCACCACTGCCCGGTCGCCCATGTCGCCGAGCAGTACCCGCAGCTGTGCGAGGCGGAGACCGAGGTCTTCTCCCGATTGCTCGGGACCCACGTACAGCGGCTTGCCACCATCGCCCATGGCGACGGGGTGTGCACGACCTTCATCCCGAAGGCCGGTGCCGGCAAGGCCGCGCACAGCACCGCACGCACCAGCAAGACCACCACAGCATCTGCAAGCACGGCCGGGAGGAACCCCGCATGA
- a CDS encoding ABC transporter ATP-binding protein, whose product MPSTSPGGDPRPPGREPAVEIVGLVKRYGTKTAVDGLDLTVARGAVTAVLGPNGAGKTTTVETCEGYRRPDAGHVRVLGLDPVADAAALRPRIGVMLQSGGVYAGAKAEEMLRHTATLHAHPLDVGGLIDRLGLGSCGRTPYRRLSGGQQQRLALAMAVVGRPELVFLDEPTAGLDPQARHATWDLVRELRADGVSTVLTTHFMDEAEQLADDVAIIDGGRVIAQGTPDALCRGGAENSLRFTGRPGLDIASLLKALPADSAATEPASGVYRVHGKVNPQLLATVASWCAQNGVMPDAIAVERHTLEDVFLELTGKELRS is encoded by the coding sequence ATGCCCAGCACCTCCCCGGGGGGCGACCCCCGGCCCCCCGGACGAGAGCCTGCCGTCGAGATCGTCGGCCTGGTCAAGCGGTACGGGACCAAGACCGCCGTGGACGGCCTCGACCTGACCGTCGCACGCGGCGCGGTGACCGCCGTGCTCGGCCCCAACGGCGCCGGCAAGACCACCACGGTCGAGACCTGCGAGGGCTACCGCCGCCCGGACGCCGGCCACGTCCGGGTCCTGGGCCTGGACCCGGTCGCCGACGCCGCGGCGCTGCGGCCGCGGATCGGCGTGATGCTGCAGTCCGGCGGCGTCTACGCGGGCGCCAAGGCGGAGGAGATGCTGCGGCACACCGCCACCCTGCACGCCCACCCCCTCGACGTCGGCGGGCTCATCGACCGGCTCGGTCTGGGCAGCTGCGGCCGGACGCCCTACCGGCGGCTGTCCGGCGGCCAGCAGCAGCGCCTCGCGCTGGCGATGGCCGTGGTCGGCCGCCCCGAACTCGTCTTCCTCGACGAGCCCACGGCCGGCCTTGACCCGCAGGCCCGGCACGCCACCTGGGACCTCGTGCGGGAGCTGCGCGCCGACGGCGTCAGCACCGTGCTGACCACCCACTTCATGGACGAGGCCGAGCAACTGGCCGACGATGTCGCGATCATCGACGGCGGCCGGGTGATCGCCCAGGGCACCCCGGACGCGCTGTGCCGCGGCGGCGCGGAGAACAGCCTGCGCTTCACCGGCCGTCCCGGCCTCGACATCGCCTCGCTGCTCAAGGCGCTGCCCGCCGACAGCGCCGCCACGGAACCGGCCTCCGGCGTCTACCGCGTCCACGGCAAGGTCAACCCGCAGCTGCTGGCCACCGTCGCCTCCTGGTGCGCCCAGAACGGCGTGATGCCCGACGCGATAGCCGTCGAGCGCCACACCCTGGAGGACGTCTTCCTGGAGCTCACCGGCAAGGAGCTGCGCTCATGA
- a CDS encoding ABC transporter permease, giving the protein MTALEAGNGTAAGTGTFTPRPGAAPLPRMIRAQAALETRMLLRNGEQLLLTVIIPTLLLVLFSAVDIIAVPTGTAGGKGSAVDFLAPGILALAVMSTAFTGQAIATGFERRYGVLKRLAVSPLPRWGLMTAKTCAVLVTEVLQTVLLTAVALALGWSPHGNPLSVLLLLLLGTAAFSGLGLLMAGTLKAEATLAAANLVFLLLLVGGGVIVPLDKFPEAAQSVLGLLPIAALSDGLRDVLQHGAQIPWRDLGILAVWSVLGLGTAARFFRWE; this is encoded by the coding sequence ATGACCGCCCTGGAGGCCGGAAACGGCACCGCCGCCGGCACCGGTACGTTCACCCCGCGCCCCGGTGCCGCCCCGCTGCCCCGGATGATCCGCGCGCAGGCGGCCCTGGAGACCAGGATGCTGCTGCGCAACGGCGAGCAGCTGCTGCTGACCGTCATCATCCCGACGCTGCTGCTGGTGCTGTTCTCCGCCGTCGACATCATCGCGGTGCCCACCGGCACGGCCGGCGGCAAGGGCAGCGCCGTGGACTTCCTGGCGCCCGGCATCCTGGCGCTCGCCGTGATGTCGACCGCCTTCACCGGCCAGGCCATCGCGACCGGCTTCGAACGGCGCTACGGCGTGCTCAAGCGGCTCGCCGTCTCGCCGCTGCCGCGCTGGGGGCTGATGACCGCCAAGACCTGCGCGGTGCTGGTCACCGAGGTGCTGCAGACCGTGCTGCTGACGGCCGTGGCGCTGGCGCTGGGCTGGTCCCCGCACGGCAACCCGCTCTCGGTGCTGCTGCTCCTCCTGCTGGGCACGGCCGCCTTCTCGGGCCTGGGCCTGCTGATGGCCGGCACGCTCAAGGCGGAGGCCACCCTCGCGGCGGCCAACCTGGTGTTCCTGCTGCTGCTGGTCGGCGGCGGCGTGATCGTTCCGCTGGACAAGTTCCCCGAGGCCGCTCAGAGCGTGCTCGGGCTGCTGCCGATCGCGGCGCTGTCGGACGGGCTGCGCGACGTCCTCCAGCACGGCGCCCAGATCCCCTGGCGGGACCTGGGCATCCTGGCGGTCTGGTCGGTGCTGGGGCTGGGCACGGCGGCCCGCTTCTTCCGCTGGGAGTGA
- a CDS encoding heme A synthase produces the protein MPKSLNPLELIARRWQPSAALVRRAALATVVMAVIIVVTGGAVRLSQSGLGCSTWPKCTPDSLTPTAAMGINGLIEFSNRMLTYVLCAVVGVFIIAARARHPRRRSLTRLGWAQFWLVMSNAVVGGVTVLTGLNPYIVSSHFLAATALLTVAVLSWKRACEGDDTPRDVVARPVRQLAWLLVGATAALTVIGTVVTGAGPHAGDARKVHRIPLDWQEITQLHVDFVYIVVGLSVALWFTLRAVKAPAAPRRLVLELFACLALQGVIGYVQYFMGLPEIVIGFHMLGSSLVWIWVLRVCLSLRDRGPLPEGDPDESAPSSAAQEAPEPQPASALSR, from the coding sequence GTGCCGAAATCGCTGAACCCCCTTGAGCTGATCGCCCGCCGCTGGCAGCCGTCCGCGGCCTTGGTACGACGGGCCGCGCTGGCCACCGTGGTGATGGCCGTGATCATCGTCGTCACCGGGGGCGCCGTCCGGCTCTCCCAGTCCGGACTGGGCTGCTCGACCTGGCCCAAGTGCACGCCGGACAGCCTGACGCCGACCGCCGCGATGGGCATCAACGGGCTCATCGAGTTCAGCAACCGCATGCTGACCTATGTGCTGTGCGCGGTCGTCGGGGTGTTCATCATCGCCGCCCGCGCCCGTCACCCCCGGCGCCGTTCGCTCACCCGCCTGGGCTGGGCGCAGTTCTGGCTCGTCATGAGCAACGCCGTCGTCGGCGGCGTCACCGTCCTCACCGGACTCAACCCGTACATCGTCAGCTCGCACTTCCTCGCGGCCACGGCGCTGCTCACGGTCGCCGTGCTGTCCTGGAAGCGCGCGTGCGAGGGCGATGACACGCCACGTGATGTGGTCGCCCGGCCGGTGCGGCAGCTGGCCTGGCTGCTGGTGGGGGCGACCGCCGCGCTCACCGTCATCGGCACGGTCGTCACCGGCGCGGGCCCGCACGCGGGCGACGCCAGGAAGGTGCACCGCATCCCGCTGGACTGGCAGGAGATCACCCAGCTCCACGTGGACTTCGTCTACATCGTCGTCGGCCTGTCCGTCGCCCTGTGGTTCACGCTGCGCGCCGTCAAGGCGCCGGCCGCCCCGCGGCGGCTGGTCCTGGAGCTGTTCGCCTGCCTCGCCCTGCAGGGCGTCATCGGCTACGTCCAGTACTTCATGGGCCTGCCCGAAATCGTCATCGGCTTCCACATGCTGGGGTCGTCCCTGGTGTGGATCTGGGTGCTGCGGGTCTGCCTGTCGTTGCGCGACCGCGGGCCGCTCCCGGAAGGGGACCCCGACGAGTCCGCTCCCTCCTCCGCCGCGCAGGAGGCACCGGAGCCTCAGCCGGCCTCCGCACTCAGCCGGTAG
- a CDS encoding amidohydrolase: MDGLVPLIDQHSHGAVHGELGLGSFETHLAAAVGAHGPAPAGTSYFDSFTGLAIRRWCPPLLGLEPQCPPASYLARRREVGAYRAGRLLLRGSGIGTFLLETGTPDALTSAGELATAAEAGAHEVVRLEPLAEQVADTSGSVDSFLGYTSEALYAAAQHTTAFASGATYCDGHAPEAGEVRRAADRWLRGRRPGERLGEPVLVRHLLWSAVATGLPVQLHCPDPRPLAAFLRATAGTGSALVLLPRAPHHRWAAELAAVHAHVYADAGPRPGDTLGRAPFGKLLFSSGARGLPELYVTGARCFLRAMGRLVREWADEGLCGAEDGRRITEMVGSGTARRIYRLSAEAG; encoded by the coding sequence ATGGACGGCCTCGTGCCGCTCATCGATCAGCACAGCCATGGCGCGGTGCACGGTGAGCTCGGACTCGGCTCCTTCGAGACGCACCTCGCCGCCGCGGTCGGTGCCCACGGCCCGGCCCCCGCGGGCACCAGCTACTTCGACAGCTTCACGGGCCTTGCGATACGCCGCTGGTGCCCCCCGCTGCTCGGCCTGGAACCGCAGTGCCCGCCCGCCAGCTACCTGGCCCGCAGGCGCGAGGTCGGCGCCTACCGGGCCGGCCGTCTGCTGCTGCGCGGCTCCGGCATCGGCACGTTCCTGCTGGAGACCGGCACCCCCGACGCCCTGACCTCGGCCGGTGAACTCGCCACCGCAGCCGAAGCCGGGGCCCACGAGGTCGTCCGGCTCGAACCCCTCGCCGAGCAGGTCGCCGACACCTCCGGCAGCGTCGACTCCTTCCTCGGCTACACCTCCGAGGCCCTGTACGCAGCGGCCCAGCACACCACCGCCTTCGCCTCCGGCGCCACTTACTGCGACGGGCACGCGCCCGAAGCGGGAGAGGTACGGCGTGCGGCGGACCGCTGGCTGCGCGGGCGCCGTCCGGGGGAGCGGCTGGGGGAGCCCGTGCTCGTACGGCATCTGCTGTGGAGCGCGGTGGCGACCGGCCTCCCGGTGCAGCTGCACTGCCCCGATCCGCGGCCGCTGGCGGCCTTCCTGCGCGCCACGGCCGGCACCGGCTCGGCTCTCGTCCTGCTGCCGCGGGCGCCGCACCACCGGTGGGCGGCGGAGCTCGCCGCGGTGCACGCCCATGTGTACGCGGACGCCGGGCCCCGCCCTGGGGACACGCTCGGCCGGGCACCGTTCGGCAAGCTGCTGTTCTCCTCGGGCGCCCGCGGGCTGCCCGAGCTGTATGTGACCGGCGCCCGGTGCTTTCTGCGGGCCATGGGCCGCCTCGTACGGGAGTGGGCCGACGAGGGGCTGTGCGGCGCCGAGGACGGGCGCCGGATCACCGAGATGGTCGGGTCGGGGACCGCGCGCCGGATCTACCGGCTGAGTGCGGAGGCCGGCTGA
- a CDS encoding heme o synthase — MCVTAVESRPVGALSPVPGSPGDRPLGARVKAFVALTKPRVIELLLMTTVPVMFLAAKGVPDLMLVLVTCIGGYLSAGGAAAFNMYLDRDIDALMDRTSQRPLVTGMVSPRECLVFATALAVGSTALFWFLVNPLSAMLSLGALLFYVVVYTMILKRRTSQNIVWGGIAGCMPVFIGWSSVTNSVSWASFILFLVIFFWTPPHYWPLSMKVKDDYERAGVPMLPAVAGNKVVARQIVAYSWVMVAVSLLLQPLGYTGWFYTAVAVVCGAFWLKEAHGLQSRAKAGITGAKLKEMRLFHWSITYVSLLFVAVAVDPFLR; from the coding sequence GTGTGCGTGACGGCCGTCGAATCCCGTCCTGTGGGGGCGCTTTCTCCGGTCCCCGGGAGTCCTGGCGACCGGCCGCTCGGGGCCCGCGTCAAGGCGTTCGTGGCGCTGACCAAGCCGCGGGTCATCGAGCTGCTGCTGATGACCACGGTGCCGGTGATGTTCCTGGCGGCCAAGGGCGTGCCGGATCTGATGCTGGTGCTGGTGACCTGCATCGGCGGTTACCTCTCCGCCGGCGGCGCCGCCGCGTTCAACATGTACCTCGACCGCGACATCGACGCGCTGATGGACCGTACGTCCCAGCGTCCCCTGGTCACCGGCATGGTGAGCCCCCGCGAATGCCTGGTCTTCGCGACCGCGCTCGCGGTGGGCTCCACGGCCCTGTTCTGGTTCCTCGTCAACCCGCTGTCGGCGATGCTGTCGCTCGGTGCGCTGCTTTTCTATGTCGTCGTCTACACGATGATCCTCAAGCGGCGTACCTCCCAGAACATCGTCTGGGGCGGCATCGCGGGCTGTATGCCGGTCTTCATCGGCTGGTCGTCGGTGACGAACTCCGTCTCCTGGGCCTCGTTCATCCTCTTCCTCGTCATTTTCTTCTGGACGCCGCCGCATTACTGGCCGCTGTCGATGAAGGTCAAGGACGACTACGAGCGCGCCGGGGTGCCGATGCTGCCGGCCGTCGCGGGCAACAAGGTCGTCGCGCGCCAGATCGTCGCCTACAGCTGGGTGATGGTGGCCGTCTCGCTGCTGCTGCAGCCGCTGGGCTACACGGGCTGGTTCTACACCGCCGTCGCGGTCGTCTGCGGCGCCTTCTGGCTCAAGGAGGCGCACGGTCTGCAGTCCCGCGCCAAGGCCGGGATCACGGGCGCCAAGCTCAAGGAGATGCGGCTGTTCCACTGGTCCATCACCTATGTGTCGCTGCTGTTCGTCGCCGTCGCCGTGGATCCCTTCCTTCGTTGA
- the tkt gene encoding transketolase, whose protein sequence is MSTKPTTTDLEWTELDQRAVDTVRVLAMDSVQKVGNGHPGTAMSLAPAAYLLFQKLLRHDPADANWTGRDRFVLSAGHSSLTLYIQLYLAGYGLELDDLKAFRTWDSKTPGHPEYGHTTGVETTTGPLGQGVANAVGMAMAARYERGLFDPEAPEGSSPFDHHIYAIAGDGCLQEGISAEASSLAGHQKLGNLIMLWDDNHISIEGDTETAVSEDTCKRYEAYGWHVQRVAPKANGDLDPEALYHAIEAAKAETGRPSFIAMRSIIAWPAPNAQNTEAAHGSALGEEEVAATKRVLGFDPEKSFEVPEEVLAHTRAALDRGRDLEKEWGKRFADWRTTNPGHAAEFDRVAAGELPAGWEDHLPSFETGKAVATRAASGKVLHALGAVIPELWGGSADLAGSNNTTIDKTSSFLPEGNPLPGANPYGRTIHFGIREHSMAAEMNGITLHGNTRVYGGTFLVFSDYMRNAVRLSALMHLPVTYVWTHDSIGLGEDGPTHQPIEHLASLRAIPNLNLVRPADANETAIAWREILRRWTKEYGVGSPHGLALTRQGVPTYPADENTAKGGYIRFEAEDADGKTVTPQVVLIGTGSELQLAVEAREQLQAEGVPTRVVSMPSVEWFDQQDQAYRDSVLPPSVRARVAVEAGIGLTWHRFVGDAGRIVSLEHFGASADAKTLFREFGFTADAVASAARESLEAAAR, encoded by the coding sequence GTGAGCACCAAGCCGACCACCACAGACCTCGAGTGGACCGAACTGGATCAGCGGGCAGTGGATACGGTCCGTGTCCTGGCCATGGATTCCGTGCAGAAGGTCGGTAACGGCCATCCGGGTACGGCCATGAGCCTGGCTCCGGCCGCCTACCTTCTCTTCCAGAAGCTGCTGCGGCACGACCCGGCGGACGCGAACTGGACCGGACGCGACCGGTTCGTCCTCTCCGCCGGCCACTCCAGCCTGACCCTCTACATCCAGCTCTACCTCGCCGGTTACGGCCTGGAGCTGGACGATCTGAAGGCGTTCCGCACCTGGGACTCGAAGACGCCGGGCCACCCCGAGTACGGCCACACCACCGGCGTGGAGACGACCACCGGCCCGCTGGGCCAGGGTGTCGCCAACGCGGTGGGCATGGCGATGGCCGCCCGCTACGAGCGCGGTCTGTTCGACCCGGAGGCGCCCGAGGGCAGCTCGCCCTTCGACCACCACATCTACGCCATCGCCGGTGACGGCTGCCTGCAGGAAGGCATCTCCGCCGAGGCCTCCTCGCTCGCGGGCCACCAGAAGCTCGGCAACCTCATCATGCTGTGGGACGACAACCACATCTCGATCGAGGGCGACACCGAGACCGCGGTCTCCGAGGACACCTGCAAGCGCTACGAGGCCTACGGCTGGCACGTCCAGCGGGTGGCCCCGAAGGCCAACGGCGACCTGGACCCCGAGGCGCTGTACCACGCCATCGAGGCGGCCAAGGCCGAGACCGGGCGCCCGTCGTTCATCGCGATGCGCTCGATCATCGCCTGGCCGGCCCCCAACGCCCAGAACACCGAGGCCGCGCACGGCTCGGCGCTGGGCGAGGAGGAGGTCGCGGCCACCAAGCGGGTCCTCGGCTTCGACCCGGAGAAGTCCTTCGAGGTCCCCGAGGAGGTGCTGGCGCACACCCGCGCCGCCCTCGACCGCGGCCGTGACCTCGAAAAGGAGTGGGGCAAGAGGTTCGCCGACTGGCGCACCACGAACCCCGGGCACGCCGCGGAGTTCGACCGGGTCGCCGCGGGCGAGCTGCCCGCGGGCTGGGAGGACCACCTCCCGTCGTTCGAGACCGGCAAGGCCGTGGCCACCCGCGCCGCGTCCGGCAAGGTGCTGCACGCGCTCGGTGCGGTCATCCCCGAGCTGTGGGGCGGCTCCGCCGACCTGGCGGGCTCGAACAACACCACGATCGACAAGACCTCGTCGTTCCTGCCCGAGGGCAACCCGCTGCCGGGCGCGAACCCGTACGGCCGCACGATCCACTTCGGTATCCGTGAGCACTCCATGGCCGCGGAGATGAACGGCATCACGCTGCACGGCAACACCCGGGTCTACGGCGGCACCTTCCTGGTGTTCTCCGACTACATGCGCAACGCCGTCCGGCTGTCCGCGCTGATGCACCTGCCGGTGACCTACGTGTGGACGCACGACTCCATCGGCCTGGGCGAGGACGGCCCGACCCACCAGCCGATCGAGCACCTGGCCTCGCTGCGCGCCATCCCGAACCTGAACCTCGTGCGCCCGGCCGACGCCAACGAGACCGCCATCGCCTGGCGCGAGATCCTGCGGCGCTGGACGAAGGAGTACGGCGTGGGGTCCCCGCACGGCCTCGCGCTGACCCGTCAGGGCGTGCCGACGTACCCGGCCGACGAGAACACGGCCAAGGGCGGTTACATCCGGTTCGAGGCCGAGGACGCCGACGGCAAGACCGTCACGCCGCAGGTCGTGCTGATCGGTACCGGCTCGGAGCTGCAGCTCGCCGTCGAGGCGCGCGAGCAGCTGCAGGCCGAGGGCGTGCCCACCCGCGTGGTGTCGATGCCGTCGGTCGAGTGGTTCGACCAGCAGGACCAGGCCTACCGCGACAGCGTGCTCCCGCCGTCCGTCAGGGCCCGGGTCGCCGTCGAGGCCGGCATCGGTCTGACCTGGCACCGCTTCGTCGGTGACGCCGGGCGCATCGTGTCCCTGGAGCACTTCGGTGCCTCGGCCGATGCCAAGACCCTGTTCCGCGAGTTCGGCTTCACCGCCGACGCGGTCGCCTCCGCCGCCCGCGAATCTCTCGAAGCCGCCGCGCGCTGA
- the tal gene encoding transaldolase translates to MTDALKRLSDEGVAIWLDDLSRKRITSGNLAELIDQQHVVGVTTNPSIFQKAISSGDGYEQQLADLAARKVTVEEAIRMITTADVRDAADILRPVFDATGGQDGRVSIEVDPRLAHHTVPTIAEAKQLAWLVDRPNTLIKIPATKAGLPAITEVIGLGISVNVTLIFSLERYREVMDAYLAGLEKAKAAGLDLSLIRSVASFFVSRVDTEIDKRLEKLGTDEAKALKGKAALANARLAYQAYEEVFSSERWAALDKAGANKQRPLWASTGVKDPAFKDTLYVEDLVAPGTVNTMPEATLEATADHGRITGDTVRAGYDAAKADLAATEALGISYDEVVQVLEDEGVEKFEASWNDLLKSTEAELKRLAPSEG, encoded by the coding sequence ATGACAGACGCACTCAAGCGCCTCTCCGACGAAGGCGTCGCGATCTGGCTGGACGACCTGTCGCGCAAGCGCATCACGTCCGGCAACCTCGCCGAGCTGATCGACCAGCAGCATGTCGTCGGTGTCACGACGAACCCGTCGATCTTCCAGAAGGCGATCTCCTCGGGCGACGGCTACGAGCAGCAGCTCGCCGACCTCGCCGCCCGCAAGGTCACCGTCGAGGAAGCCATCCGCATGATCACGACGGCGGACGTCCGCGACGCCGCCGACATCCTGCGCCCGGTCTTCGACGCCACCGGCGGCCAAGACGGCCGGGTCTCCATCGAGGTGGACCCGCGCCTGGCACACCACACCGTCCCGACCATCGCCGAGGCCAAGCAGCTGGCCTGGCTGGTGGACCGCCCCAACACGCTGATCAAGATCCCGGCCACCAAGGCGGGCCTCCCGGCGATCACCGAGGTCATCGGCCTGGGCATCAGCGTCAATGTCACGCTCATCTTCTCGCTGGAGCGCTACCGCGAGGTCATGGACGCCTACCTGGCGGGCCTGGAGAAGGCCAAGGCCGCAGGCCTGGACCTGTCCCTGATCCGCTCGGTCGCGTCGTTCTTCGTGTCCCGGGTGGACACCGAGATCGACAAGCGCCTGGAGAAGCTGGGCACGGACGAGGCCAAGGCCCTCAAGGGCAAGGCCGCGCTGGCCAACGCCCGGCTGGCCTACCAGGCGTACGAGGAGGTCTTCTCCTCGGAGCGCTGGGCCGCCCTCGACAAGGCCGGCGCCAACAAGCAGCGTCCGCTGTGGGCCTCGACCGGCGTCAAGGACCCCGCGTTCAAGGACACCCTGTACGTCGAGGACCTGGTCGCCCCGGGCACGGTCAACACCATGCCGGAGGCCACCCTGGAGGCCACCGCCGACCACGGCCGGATCACCGGTGACACCGTGCGCGCCGGCTACGACGCCGCCAAGGCCGACCTGGCGGCGACCGAAGCGCTCGGGATCTCGTACGACGAGGTCGTACAGGTCCTGGAGGACGAGGGCGTGGAGAAGTTCGAGGCGTCCTGGAACGACCTGCTCAAGTCCACGGAGGCGGAGCTCAAGCGCCTCGCTCCCTCGGAGGGCTGA